From the genome of Lysobacterales bacterium, one region includes:
- a CDS encoding ferric reductase-like transmembrane domain-containing protein: MNLGWLRATMWWLAWLALAALPLAIALAPPRPIAAGAIEELGRMLGLLGLGVLIAQAAISGRQRWFAPGLGQDDLLQFHRVVGIAAVVLLLCHPLMMFAGDRAFLAWLDPRAGLLRASTLAGLGLALLALVTSSLWRLALRLSYEHWRLLHGVLAVAVVAGGLGHALMAGHYTGPAWKQASLAILALASIALVLETRLLRPWRLRRRPWRVVAVRPERAGCTTLELAPEGHAGLRFAPGQYAWLTLGERPLRLQQHPFSMASPAGQRNIAFTIKAQGDFTDALADLEPGTPAWLEGPYGVFTWHPGACPGGAVFIAGGVGITPIMSMLRTARARGGREPLLLVYGNGAWDEVLFREELDDLAAALPLTLVHVLEEGHEGWQGETGHIDADLLRRHLPADLSRMAGFICGPPALADAAGPVLLGLGLPARNLYAERFDLV; encoded by the coding sequence GTGAACCTGGGCTGGTTGCGCGCAACGATGTGGTGGCTGGCCTGGCTGGCGCTGGCGGCGCTGCCGCTGGCGATCGCGCTGGCGCCGCCGCGGCCGATCGCGGCCGGCGCGATCGAGGAGCTGGGCCGGATGCTCGGCCTGCTCGGCCTGGGCGTGCTGATCGCCCAGGCGGCGATCTCCGGACGGCAGCGCTGGTTCGCGCCCGGCCTGGGCCAGGACGACCTGCTGCAATTCCATCGCGTGGTCGGCATCGCCGCCGTGGTGCTGCTGCTGTGCCACCCGCTGATGATGTTCGCGGGCGACCGCGCCTTCCTGGCCTGGCTGGATCCGCGCGCCGGCCTGCTGCGTGCCAGCACCCTGGCCGGCCTGGGGCTGGCGTTGCTGGCGCTGGTGACGTCCTCGCTGTGGCGGCTGGCGCTGCGCCTGTCCTACGAGCATTGGCGGCTGCTGCACGGCGTGCTGGCGGTGGCGGTGGTGGCCGGTGGGCTCGGCCATGCGTTGATGGCCGGCCACTACACCGGCCCGGCCTGGAAGCAGGCGAGCCTCGCGATCCTGGCCCTGGCCAGCATCGCCCTGGTGCTGGAAACGCGTCTGCTGCGCCCCTGGCGCCTGCGCCGGCGGCCCTGGCGGGTGGTCGCGGTGCGACCCGAGCGGGCCGGCTGCACGACCCTGGAATTGGCGCCCGAAGGACACGCCGGGCTGCGCTTCGCGCCCGGCCAGTACGCCTGGCTGACCCTGGGCGAGCGGCCCCTGCGCCTGCAGCAGCATCCGTTCTCGATGGCCTCGCCGGCCGGCCAACGCAATATCGCATTCACCATCAAGGCGCAGGGCGACTTCACCGACGCGCTTGCCGACCTCGAGCCGGGCACGCCGGCCTGGCTGGAAGGACCCTACGGCGTGTTCACCTGGCATCCCGGCGCCTGCCCGGGCGGCGCGGTGTTCATCGCCGGCGGCGTCGGCATCACGCCGATCATGAGCATGCTGCGCACCGCACGGGCGCGCGGCGGCCGCGAGCCGCTGTTGCTGGTCTACGGCAACGGTGCCTGGGACGAGGTGCTGTTCCGCGAGGAACTGGACGACCTGGCCGCGGCGTTGCCGCTGACCCTGGTGCACGTCCTGGAGGAAGGCCATGAGGGCTGGCAGGGCGAAACCGGCCACATCGACGCCGACCTGCTGCGACGGCACCTGCCCGCCGACCTGTCGCGAATGGCCGGCTTCATTTGCGGTCCGCCGGCCCTGGCCGACGCCGCAGGGCCGGTGCTGCTCGGCCTGGGCCTGCCGGCGCGCAATCTCTACGCCGAACGGTTCGACCTGGTATGA
- a CDS encoding SDR family oxidoreductase, with translation MSARTSKRPNPPQTQKRQPGRRSAMRPKPESIRDDYAGSGKLQGKVALISGGDSGIGRAVALHYAREGADVAIAYLEEDGDARSTAKAVEAEGRRCLLVRGDLGRRDQADTAVARTVAELGGLDILVNNAAEQHEVDDPAQLEPAQVERTVRTNLYACFHLVRAALPHLGKGACIINTGSVTGSRGHKTLIDYAATKGAIHALTFSLAQSLAERGIRVNAVAPGPIWTPLIPASFDADHVARFGADTLMGRPGQPSEVAPAYVFLASADASYITGQIIHINGGGHIAG, from the coding sequence ATGAGCGCCCGCACATCGAAACGTCCCAACCCGCCGCAGACCCAGAAGCGCCAACCCGGCCGGCGCAGCGCGATGCGCCCGAAGCCGGAATCGATCCGCGACGACTATGCCGGCAGCGGCAAGCTGCAGGGCAAGGTCGCATTGATCAGCGGCGGCGACAGCGGCATCGGCCGCGCGGTCGCGCTGCACTACGCGCGCGAGGGCGCCGACGTCGCCATCGCCTACCTGGAAGAGGACGGGGACGCCCGCTCGACGGCCAAGGCAGTGGAGGCCGAGGGAAGGCGCTGCTTGCTGGTGCGCGGTGACCTCGGCCGGCGCGACCAGGCCGATACCGCCGTGGCGCGCACGGTGGCCGAACTGGGCGGCCTGGACATCCTGGTCAACAACGCCGCCGAGCAGCACGAAGTCGACGACCCGGCCCAGCTCGAGCCGGCGCAGGTCGAGCGCACCGTGCGCACCAACCTCTACGCCTGCTTCCACCTGGTGCGCGCCGCCCTGCCGCACCTGGGCAAGGGCGCCTGCATCATCAACACCGGGTCGGTGACCGGCAGCCGCGGGCACAAGACCCTGATCGACTACGCCGCGACCAAGGGCGCCATCCACGCGCTGACCTTCTCGCTGGCGCAATCGCTGGCCGAACGCGGCATCCGCGTCAACGCGGTGGCGCCCGGACCGATCTGGACGCCGCTGATCCCGGCCAGCTTCGATGCCGACCATGTCGCCAGGTTCGGCGCCGACACCTTGATGGGCCGGCCCGGCCAGCCGTCCGAGGTGGCGCCGGCGTACGTGTTCCTCGCCAGCGCCGATGCCAGCTACATCACCGGCCAGATCATCCACATCAACGGCGGCGGCCACATCGCCGGCTGA
- a CDS encoding pyridoxamine 5'-phosphate oxidase family protein produces the protein MPSEHHADIDLLGALIAEIDIAMLVSVAPDGSLVSRPLATLKADGDDRLWFLTSAASGKIDDIERQPRVNLAYADPGANTYVSVTGRARVIHDRERAAELWFPQARAFFPGGPDDPDLRVLCVEVESAEYWRPTTGMTGQALRLMQAITGEGPTDPGEHGHLEVRD, from the coding sequence ATGCCATCCGAGCACCACGCCGACATCGACCTGCTGGGCGCGCTGATCGCCGAGATCGACATCGCCATGCTGGTGTCGGTCGCTCCCGACGGCAGCCTGGTCAGCAGGCCCCTGGCCACCCTGAAGGCCGATGGCGATGACCGGCTGTGGTTCCTCACCAGCGCCGCCAGCGGCAAGATCGACGACATCGAACGCCAGCCTCGGGTCAACCTGGCCTATGCCGACCCTGGCGCGAACACCTACGTGTCGGTCACCGGTCGCGCACGGGTCATCCACGACCGTGAGCGCGCCGCCGAGCTGTGGTTCCCGCAGGCCCGGGCGTTCTTCCCCGGCGGCCCGGACGATCCCGACCTGCGCGTCCTGTGCGTCGAGGTCGAGTCGGCCGAGTACTGGCGCCCGACCACCGGCATGACCGGCCAGGCCCTGCGCCTGATGCAGGCCATCACCGGCGAGGGCCCCACTGACCCGGGCGAACACGGCCACCTCGAGGTCCGCGACTGA
- a CDS encoding CopD family protein produces MHFWLKFFHIVAMTVWFAGLFFLPRLFVAHRRGEPDAEPDYFLPVAKTLFFWIMGPAAVLTIALGMVLIVWAQPGAWLVMKLAVVAMAVLLHLYLGVVLYDMGRDRDRHGPMFHRVLAMVPLVLLLALAALTGGKPATAPPLPAPPGIEAAQAPGGLRSAVVPTGSWPP; encoded by the coding sequence ATGCATTTCTGGTTGAAGTTCTTTCATATCGTGGCGATGACGGTCTGGTTCGCCGGGTTGTTCTTCCTGCCGCGCCTGTTCGTGGCGCACCGTCGCGGTGAGCCCGACGCCGAGCCGGACTATTTCCTGCCGGTGGCGAAGACGCTGTTCTTCTGGATCATGGGCCCGGCCGCGGTGCTGACCATTGCCCTGGGCATGGTGCTGATCGTCTGGGCGCAGCCGGGCGCCTGGCTGGTGATGAAGCTGGCGGTGGTGGCGATGGCCGTGCTGCTGCACCTGTACCTCGGCGTCGTGCTCTACGACATGGGCCGCGACCGCGATCGCCACGGACCGATGTTCCACCGCGTCCTGGCCATGGTGCCCCTGGTCCTGCTGCTGGCACTGGCGGCGCTCACCGGCGGCAAGCCGGCCACCGCGCCGCCGCTGCCGGCACCGCCGGGCATCGAGGCCGCTCAAGCGCCCGGCGGCCTGCGGTCGGCGGTGGTGCCGACCGGTTCCTGGCCGCCGTAG
- a CDS encoding cytochrome c oxidase assembly protein — protein MVATGALAHAPSGDAPIGAWTLSPWLLLPGVVLLALYATGLVRLWRRAGFGRGIDGWRVAAFLAGVGVLFLALVWPLDALGAWSLAAHMGQHMLLLALAPPLLLLGRPLAIWAQALPGPWPGRLHRASAPAVRHLHLHLALATAAHCAVMLAWHLPAATAAALAHEGLHWAMHGSFLLAGLWYWSVLLHGIRDRQVSVGPGLVSIVAVMMAMGLLGALLVFAPRPLYPVYVERAPMLGLDALADQQLAGLVMWIPSALPYLAGGLWLAVLGLRWLDRDAEQARRP, from the coding sequence ATGGTGGCCACCGGCGCACTCGCACACGCACCGTCCGGCGATGCGCCGATCGGCGCATGGACCCTGTCGCCATGGCTGCTGCTGCCGGGTGTGGTGCTGCTGGCGCTGTATGCGACCGGCCTGGTGCGGCTGTGGCGGCGTGCCGGGTTCGGGCGCGGCATCGACGGTTGGCGGGTCGCCGCCTTCCTGGCCGGAGTCGGCGTGCTGTTCCTGGCCCTGGTCTGGCCGCTCGACGCCCTCGGCGCCTGGTCGCTGGCCGCGCACATGGGCCAGCACATGCTGCTGCTGGCGCTGGCGCCACCGCTGCTGTTGCTGGGCCGGCCGCTGGCGATCTGGGCCCAGGCCCTGCCCGGCCCCTGGCCCGGTCGCCTGCATCGCGCCAGCGCGCCCGCCGTGCGCCACCTGCACCTGCACCTTGCCCTGGCGACGGCTGCGCATTGCGCGGTGATGCTGGCCTGGCACCTGCCCGCCGCCACCGCGGCGGCGCTGGCCCATGAGGGCCTGCACTGGGCCATGCATGGCAGTTTCCTGCTGGCCGGGCTGTGGTACTGGTCGGTGCTGCTGCACGGCATCCGCGATCGCCAGGTCAGCGTCGGGCCCGGCCTGGTGTCGATCGTCGCGGTGATGATGGCGATGGGCCTGCTCGGCGCCCTGCTGGTGTTCGCGCCGCGGCCGCTGTATCCGGTCTACGTCGAGCGCGCCCCGATGCTGGGCCTCGACGCGCTGGCCGACCAGCAGCTCGCCGGCCTGGTGATGTGGATCCCCTCGGCCCTGCCCTATCTGGCCGGCGGCCTGTGGCTGGCGGTGCTGGGACTGCGCTGGCTGGACCGCGACGCAGAACAGGCGCGCCGGCCGTGA
- a CDS encoding DUF2231 domain-containing protein, with protein MPTKPDTAIDGETETAQTVPSRMAVRKHPVHPMLVVYPIAFLSMLPVTDALHAWRGGAFWAEASFWLNAAGLGLGVLAGLVGMVDLLGIRAVRRHVSAWSHFIAAVMVLALAAAGLWLRWPDPAAAIWPWGLALSGVTLLLVMVAGWLGGTLSFRHGIGVYGGQEPVGTTADRRPPGA; from the coding sequence ATGCCCACCAAACCCGACACTGCGATCGACGGCGAGACCGAGACCGCGCAGACCGTGCCCAGCCGGATGGCGGTGCGCAAGCACCCCGTGCATCCGATGCTGGTGGTCTACCCGATCGCCTTCCTCAGCATGCTGCCGGTCACCGACGCCCTGCACGCCTGGCGCGGCGGCGCATTCTGGGCCGAGGCCTCGTTCTGGCTGAATGCCGCCGGCCTGGGGCTGGGCGTGCTCGCCGGCCTGGTCGGTATGGTCGACCTGCTCGGCATCCGCGCCGTGCGCCGGCACGTCTCGGCCTGGAGCCACTTCATCGCCGCGGTGATGGTGCTGGCCCTGGCCGCGGCCGGCCTGTGGCTGCGCTGGCCGGATCCGGCGGCCGCGATCTGGCCCTGGGGCCTGGCGCTGTCGGGCGTCACCCTGCTGCTGGTGATGGTGGCGGGCTGGCTGGGCGGCACCTTGTCGTTCCGCCACGGCATCGGGGTCTACGGCGGCCAGGAACCGGTCGGCACCACCGCCGACCGCAGGCCGCCGGGCGCTTGA
- the coxB gene encoding cytochrome c oxidase subunit II, which yields MPRLVALLVGAVLAAACRGPQSMLDPAGPAAAAIARTWWLMAGAALAVLLLVLGLLARAMLRRQPAPPMARPERFIVLGGLVLPTVALFALLVYGTLAGRTVIGVGVDTDRVVRVTARQWQWQFEHLAPDGSVVARSLDRLVLPQGEMVEFQVGSEDVIHSFWIPRLGGKVDAIPGRSNRLRLRADITGAMRGQCAEFCGREHAHMAFSVEVLAPAAFAGWLDGQRAEGDARSTP from the coding sequence ATGCCGCGCCTGGTGGCGCTGCTGGTCGGCGCTGTCCTGGCGGCCGCTTGCCGCGGCCCGCAGTCGATGCTGGACCCGGCCGGGCCGGCAGCCGCCGCGATAGCCCGTACCTGGTGGCTGATGGCCGGTGCGGCACTGGCGGTGCTGCTCCTGGTGCTCGGCCTGCTGGCGCGAGCGATGCTGCGCCGGCAACCGGCGCCGCCGATGGCCCGACCGGAACGCTTCATCGTCCTGGGCGGCCTGGTGCTGCCGACGGTCGCGCTGTTCGCCCTGCTGGTCTACGGCACGCTCGCCGGGCGCACCGTGATCGGCGTCGGCGTCGACACCGACCGCGTCGTGCGGGTCACCGCCAGGCAGTGGCAGTGGCAGTTCGAGCACCTGGCCCCGGACGGCAGCGTGGTGGCCCGCAGTCTCGACCGCCTGGTGCTGCCGCAGGGCGAGATGGTGGAGTTCCAGGTGGGCAGCGAGGACGTCATCCACAGCTTCTGGATCCCGCGCCTGGGCGGCAAGGTCGACGCCATCCCCGGGCGCAGCAACCGGCTGCGCCTGCGCGCCGACATCACCGGCGCGATGCGTGGCCAGTGCGCCGAATTCTGCGGGCGCGAGCATGCCCACATGGCGTTCTCGGTCGAGGTGCTGGCGCCGGCCGCCTTCGCCGGCTGGCTGGACGGGCAGCGCGCCGAAGGCGACGCCAGGAGCACGCCATGA
- a CDS encoding nitrate reductase cytochrome c-type subunit — MRALLRLAVLLALLLGAFVLPAQDPESSAPAPAPTEYRSLDALRRGAPLQVEPPAPPMARVENRDLRRQRGWPEQPPTIPHAIDGYQVTTHVNRCMVCHSRAGAEQFQAPMVSVTHFMDRDGQVLAQVSPRRYFCNQCHVVQTDAPALVGNEFLDVDAVISRQRER; from the coding sequence ATGCGCGCACTGCTCCGCCTCGCCGTCCTGCTCGCGCTGCTGCTGGGCGCCTTCGTCCTGCCTGCCCAGGACCCCGAGTCCAGCGCGCCGGCGCCGGCGCCCACCGAGTACCGGTCGCTGGATGCCCTGCGCCGCGGCGCACCGCTGCAGGTCGAGCCGCCGGCGCCGCCGATGGCGCGGGTGGAGAACCGCGACCTGCGTCGGCAGCGCGGCTGGCCCGAGCAGCCGCCGACCATCCCGCACGCCATCGACGGCTACCAGGTGACCACCCACGTCAACCGCTGCATGGTCTGCCATTCGCGTGCCGGCGCCGAGCAGTTCCAGGCGCCGATGGTCAGCGTCACCCACTTCATGGACCGCGATGGCCAGGTGCTGGCCCAGGTCTCGCCGCGGCGCTACTTCTGCAACCAGTGCCATGTCGTGCAGACCGATGCGCCGGCCCTGGTCGGCAACGAGTTCCTGGACGTCGACGCGGTGATCAGCCGCCAGCGGGAGCGCTGA
- a CDS encoding cytochrome c3 family protein, which yields MAGGLRRRVRSLWTTLRSPSVHFSLGFLTLGGFIAGIIFWGGFNTALEATNTERFCVSCHEMYDNVFEELKPTIHYTNRSGVRATCPDCHVPHDWTDKIARKMQASKEVWGKIFGTISTRERFLDQRLRLAQHEWARLKANDSLECRNCHNYDYMDFTRQSPRAGAIHERWLGSGERTCIDCHKGIAHGLPDMAGVPQG from the coding sequence ATGGCAGGTGGATTGCGTCGGCGCGTGCGGTCGCTGTGGACCACGCTGCGTTCGCCCAGCGTGCATTTCAGCCTGGGCTTCCTGACCCTGGGCGGCTTCATCGCCGGCATCATCTTCTGGGGCGGCTTCAATACCGCCCTGGAGGCGACCAACACCGAGCGCTTCTGCGTGTCCTGCCACGAGATGTACGACAACGTCTTCGAGGAGCTCAAGCCGACCATCCACTACACCAACCGCTCCGGTGTGCGCGCCACCTGCCCGGACTGCCATGTGCCGCACGACTGGACCGACAAGATCGCCCGCAAGATGCAGGCGTCCAAGGAAGTCTGGGGCAAGATCTTCGGCACCATCAGCACCCGTGAGCGCTTCCTGGATCAGCGCCTGCGCCTGGCCCAGCACGAATGGGCGCGGCTGAAGGCCAACGATTCGCTGGAATGCCGCAACTGCCACAACTACGACTACATGGACTTCACCCGGCAGAGCCCGCGTGCCGGGGCCATTCACGAGCGCTGGCTGGGCAGCGGCGAACGCACCTGCATCGACTGCCACAAGGGCATCGCCCACGGCCTGCCGGACATGGCGGGCGTGCCGCAGGGCTGA
- the ctaD gene encoding cytochrome c oxidase subunit I has product MSEANAAAPAPDAAEQQRRLGALQRIWANGPGLVGQLTAVNHSTVGLRFIATGFAFLAIGGMLSMFIRLQLAWFGNEVLDPDRYNQFVTMHGTTMMFLFAVPILEGFAMYLLPKMLGTRDLPMPRLSAFGYWCYLFGGLFLYSSFLFGAAPDGGWFMYVPLTDATYTPGPSADFWLIGVTFAEIAAVTAAVELVVTVLKTRAPGMSIQRMPLMAWAILVTAFMIAFGFPPLILASILLEIERAFGFAFFEVARGGDPLLWQHLFWLFGHPEVYIIFLPAAGMVSTLVVTFSRRTMVGYRWIVVAIVATGFLSFGLWVHHMFAVGIPLLALSFFSAASMAVAIPMGVQLFAWIATLWSGKPWLRLPMVWLMGFFFIFVLGGLTGVMLALVPFDWQVHDTHFVVAHLHYVTIGGMLFPLFAGLYYWLPLVTGRQPAESLGRTAFWLVFIGFNLTFLPMHLTGMLGMPRRAYTYDAALGVEWLNLLSTAAGFVLTVGMMAVAVDVWLHFRHGRRSAANPWQAGTLEWALPLPPPTYNFASIPVVDDREPLWRDPGLAQASAGTTGLLGDPAGGRRELLGTGMISGAPEQVVRISGSTWLPLVAAANIAVLLACFIAKLYLLAATLLVPLVAVFLRWAWTTGDRHAPLRIEAAPGVALPSQAACSQAPGWWGLVISLLIDGSLFASLVFAYFYLWLGAETWPGPGSETGALALPVLALVLLIGAGLAARLALRGNDRDRPAQLRGGLLTAAVLGGGFLIAHGAALAAVVAAPQQHAYASVVWTLAGFHGVHVLVALLGSGFTWLRSRHGLVDAQRRLDARVAVALWRYTVGQGVVAWLVIHLFPRLA; this is encoded by the coding sequence ATGAGCGAAGCCAACGCAGCGGCGCCGGCGCCCGACGCCGCCGAGCAGCAGCGCCGCCTGGGCGCCCTGCAGCGGATCTGGGCGAACGGCCCGGGCCTGGTCGGCCAGCTCACCGCGGTCAACCACAGCACGGTCGGCCTGCGCTTCATCGCCACCGGCTTCGCCTTCCTGGCGATCGGCGGCATGCTGTCGATGTTCATCCGGTTGCAGCTGGCCTGGTTCGGCAACGAGGTGCTCGACCCGGACCGCTACAACCAGTTCGTGACCATGCACGGCACGACCATGATGTTCCTGTTCGCGGTGCCGATCCTGGAAGGCTTCGCGATGTACCTGCTGCCCAAGATGCTGGGCACCCGCGACCTGCCGATGCCGCGGCTGAGCGCGTTCGGCTACTGGTGCTACCTATTCGGCGGCCTGTTCCTGTATTCCAGCTTCCTGTTCGGCGCCGCGCCGGACGGCGGCTGGTTCATGTACGTGCCGCTCACCGACGCCACCTACACGCCCGGCCCGAGCGCCGATTTCTGGCTGATCGGCGTGACCTTCGCGGAGATCGCCGCGGTCACCGCCGCGGTCGAGCTGGTGGTCACCGTGCTCAAGACCCGGGCGCCGGGGATGTCGATCCAGCGCATGCCGCTGATGGCCTGGGCGATCCTGGTCACCGCCTTCATGATCGCCTTCGGCTTCCCGCCGCTGATCCTGGCCAGCATCCTGCTGGAGATCGAGCGGGCGTTCGGCTTCGCCTTCTTCGAGGTCGCCCGTGGCGGCGACCCGCTGCTCTGGCAGCACCTGTTCTGGCTGTTCGGCCACCCCGAGGTCTACATCATCTTCCTGCCCGCGGCGGGCATGGTCTCGACCCTGGTGGTGACCTTCTCGCGCCGCACCATGGTCGGCTATCGCTGGATCGTGGTCGCCATCGTCGCGACCGGCTTCCTCAGCTTCGGGCTGTGGGTGCACCACATGTTCGCGGTCGGCATCCCGCTGCTGGCGCTGAGCTTCTTCAGTGCCGCCAGCATGGCGGTGGCGATCCCGATGGGCGTGCAACTGTTCGCCTGGATCGCCACCCTGTGGTCGGGCAAGCCCTGGCTGCGCCTGCCGATGGTCTGGCTGATGGGCTTCTTCTTCATCTTCGTGCTGGGCGGCCTGACCGGCGTGATGCTGGCCCTGGTGCCGTTCGACTGGCAGGTGCACGACACCCACTTCGTGGTCGCCCACCTGCACTACGTCACCATCGGCGGCATGCTGTTCCCGCTGTTCGCCGGCCTGTACTACTGGCTGCCCCTGGTGACCGGTCGGCAGCCCGCCGAGAGCCTGGGCCGGACGGCGTTCTGGCTGGTCTTCATCGGCTTCAACCTGACCTTCCTGCCGATGCACCTGACCGGCATGCTGGGCATGCCGCGGCGCGCCTACACCTACGACGCGGCGCTGGGCGTGGAGTGGCTGAACCTGCTGTCGACCGCGGCCGGCTTCGTGCTGACCGTCGGCATGATGGCGGTGGCCGTCGATGTCTGGCTGCACTTCCGGCACGGCCGGCGCAGCGCCGCCAACCCTTGGCAGGCCGGCACCCTGGAATGGGCGCTGCCGCTGCCGCCGCCGACCTACAACTTCGCCTCGATCCCGGTGGTCGACGACCGCGAGCCCCTGTGGCGCGACCCCGGCCTGGCACAGGCCAGCGCCGGCACCACCGGCCTGCTCGGCGATCCGGCCGGCGGCCGCCGCGAACTGCTCGGCACCGGCATGATCTCCGGCGCACCCGAGCAGGTGGTCCGGATCTCCGGCTCGACCTGGCTGCCCCTGGTCGCGGCGGCCAACATCGCGGTCCTGCTGGCCTGCTTCATCGCCAAGCTGTACCTGCTCGCCGCCACCTTGCTGGTGCCGCTGGTCGCGGTGTTCCTGCGCTGGGCCTGGACCACCGGCGACCGCCACGCGCCGCTGCGCATCGAGGCGGCACCGGGCGTCGCCCTGCCCAGCCAGGCCGCCTGCAGCCAGGCGCCCGGCTGGTGGGGACTGGTCATCTCGCTGCTGATCGACGGCTCGCTGTTCGCCTCCCTGGTGTTCGCCTACTTCTACCTGTGGCTGGGCGCCGAGACCTGGCCCGGCCCCGGCAGCGAGACCGGCGCACTGGCGCTTCCGGTGCTCGCACTGGTCCTGCTGATCGGCGCCGGACTGGCGGCGCGCCTGGCGCTGCGCGGCAACGACCGCGATCGTCCTGCGCAGCTGCGTGGCGGCCTGCTGACGGCGGCCGTGCTCGGCGGCGGCTTCCTGATCGCGCACGGTGCGGCGCTGGCGGCGGTGGTCGCCGCGCCGCAGCAGCACGCCTACGCCTCGGTGGTCTGGACCCTGGCCGGCTTCCATGGCGTGCACGTGCTGGTCGCCCTGCTCGGCTCGGGCTTCACCTGGCTGCGCTCCCGGCACGGCCTGGTCGATGCGCAACGGCGACTGGACGCACGCGTCGCGGTCGCACTGTGGCGCTACACGGTCGGCCAGGGCGTGGTCGCCTGGCTGGTCATCCACCTGTTCCCGAGGCTGGCATGA